Genomic DNA from Nonomuraea rubra:
CTGGCGCGCGCGGCCGTTCCCGTCGATGATCGTCCTATGCCGTCCCGTACGTCAGCCGCGCTGGCGGGCTTGGCCCTGGCCGTCCTGGCCGCCGGATGCGCCGATCCGGCGGCCGGCCGGGTGTCGCTCGCCGGCGCGCCCCAGCCCTCCGTGTCACCGCCACCGCCGTCCCCCATGCGATCCACGGGGGCTCCGAGGCACCCGTACCCGATGGCGACCTCGCTGGCCGAGCCCATGGCGACCGGAGCACCCCTGCCGGCGACGGGCCCGCCCCGCTTCTTCGTCTCCGCCCGCACCCCGCTCGCCCGCTTCACCGGCACCTCCAAGACCGCCACCATCACCCCGGTGCCGCCCGCCGTGCACGACGCCGCGACCGGGGCGTTCCTCGCGAACATCCCGCTGCCGCCCGGCCTCGACGGCACCTCGCACCGCCTGGCCGCCGCCCGGGACAACCGCACGTTCGCCCTCGCCGGCCGGACCGGCGGGCAGGCGGAGCCCGGCCTGCGCTTCTTCCTCGTCCGCCTCGGCGAGGACGGGCGCCCGGGCGAGCCGGTGCCCGTCACGCAGACCGACCCGGACGACCTGAGCCAGCTCTACGACCTCGCCCTCAGTGCCGACGGCACCCGGCTGGCCTACGCCACCCCGCTCATCGGCGGCGGCGCCAAGATCTCCGTGCTCGACGTCGCCACCGGCCGGCGCCGCGACTGGAAGACCGCGACGTACTCGATGGTGGGCGGCCTGTCCTGGGCCCCGGACGGCCGCTCGCTCGCCTGCGTGCTCAACGGCCGGACCCTCGCCGTCCTCGACCTGTCCCGCCCGGACGCCGCCGCGCCCCGGATCGTCAGGAACGCCGCCGGCGCCGTGCCGTTCGAGTCGGTGACCCACACCCCTGACGGCGGCGCGCTGATCTACGCCGCCGGGCACACCGTCGAACGTGTCCCCGTGCTGGGCGGCCCGTCACAGGTCCTGGCCAGGCGGGAACCGCCGCCCGGCGCCTCGCTGACCCTGCGCTTCAGCGTCGACGGGACCGGCGAGCACCTCCTGTACGCGCACGGGTGGCGCGCCCACCGGATCCCGCTCGGCGGCGGCGCCGTCACCTCCGTGCCGATCACAGTCAGTGAGCGGCCGGGCGAGGGCGACTCGCCGAACGTGGCCTGGTGACCTGCCGCCGCGCCCGCCGGGGAGACGTTCCCCGTCAGCGGGGCTTCTTGCACAGCCAGAGATAGCCCACCACGGCGCCGATCAGGGCCGGGATGATCGCCCAGCCCACCACGGACAGCGCCCACGCCAGCACCGAGTGCTTGACGTTCGACGGGGAGCGGAAGCCCATGAGGATCTCGTAGGCCTCCACCCAGCCGATCAGCAGGCCGGTCGCCACGAAGAGCACCACGACCCCGACGAGAACCCACTTCGCCTCGCGCCAGAGCCACCTGCTGAGATTGACCAGCCCGCCGAACCGGGTACGGGGCGGCTCCTGCTGGGTGCCGCGATCCGGCGTCATGGGCGAGGCGCCCGGCGGTCCCGGCGCGCTTCGAGCTCCTCCGCGCTCACCGGGATGAGCATCGGCTGCCCCGCCACGCCGAACATCGTGACGACGAACTCGGTCTCGGCGTCCGGGAGGTTGTTGGCGTCCTGGTAGTGGATGCGATCGCCGCCCGGCTCCCAGAACGACTCGCCGGCCTTGACGACGCGTTCCGGCTCGCCCTCCAGCTCGAAGATCATCTCGCCCCTGATCATGTAGCCGTACGCGGGGCCGGTGTGGCGGTGCGGCGGGTTGCCCTCGCTGCCCGGCGGCAGGACGACGCGGATCGTCATCGCCTCCGCGTTGCCGGGCATCGGCGGCGGCGACGGGACCGACGAGACGAGCTCGATCCTCGGCGGTGGCGTGGTCGCGTTGGGATTGTCCAGGTGATGCAGATGCTCGTCGCTCATGGGTTCCTCCTCACCCGTGCCGGTCGTCGACCTTGAGCTCGGCTCCGGTGTCCGAGATGAAGACGACCAGCAGTTTCGCCGGGTCCGTGCGGCTGGTGTTCTCGGTGAGCACATGGTGGGCACCCGGCGGCTCGACCCAGCTCTCGCCCTGGCGGTACGTGCGCACCGGCTCGCCCTCGATCTGGCTGCGTACGGTGCCTTCGAGCACGTAGGCGTACACGAAGGCCGTGCCGTGCCGGTGCGGGACCGCCCGCGCGGCCGGCGGGAAGTCGGCGATCGCCGAGGTGAACGTCTTGCCCTTGACGTTCGGCAGTGCCTGTTCCAGCAGCGGCTTCAGCGTCTCGGCCGGTGGCTGCGTGGTCACGGTGGCGACCGGCGCGTGGCCCGTCGCCGGAGCGGCGCACGCGGCCGCCGAGGCCACCAGGCCGGCGGCCAGGGCGGACCGTACTCGGATCATGACGGCTCTCCCATCCTGCTCTGTCCGAGTACGCTGTCCGGGCCCGTCGCGGGTTAACCAGGGGCCACTTCAAGCCCTGGCGATGATTCGCCCAGCTCGAACCGGTCTATCCGCCCTCCGTGACCCGGATGATTGTCTTGCCGCGGGACGCGAACGCGGCCGGTGCCTCGGCCAGGGGGCGCACGGCCCCGACGAGCACGCGGAGCCGCCCCTCGCGCAGCCGCCCGGCCAGGTCCGCGAGGCGGGCCCGGTCGGGCTCGACGACGAAGAAGATCGCCCGGCCCTCCGGGGGGTGGACGGCCGGTGGCGAGGGGAGGGCGATGAGCGTGCCGCCGGGGCGTACCAGCGCGGCGGAACGGTCGCCGATGTCGCCGCCGATCACGTCGATCACCAGATCGACCTGGCCGGCGTCCTCCAGCCGGTCGGCCTCCAGATCCAGGAAGACGTCCACGCCCAGGCCGAGTGCCGTGTCCCTGGACTCCGCCCTGCCGGTGCCGATCACCCGCGCTCCCGCCTCGCGCGCGAGCTGCACCGCCAGCGAGCCGACGCCGCCCGCGGCGCCGTGGACCAGCACGGTCTGGCCGGCGGCGAGGCGGCCGTGGTCGAACAGCGCCTGCCACGCGGTCAGCCCCGAGATCGGCAGCGCGGCGGCCACGGTGTGGTCGATGTCGGCCGGCAGCGGGGCGAGGTTGCGCGCCTCGACCGCCACGTACTCGGCCAGGGAGCCGTTGCGGGTCCAGTCGGTCAGCCCGAACACCCGCTGCCCGACGGTCAGGCCGGTGGTGCCGTACCCCAGCTCCGCCACCGTCCCGGACACCTCGTGCCCGGGCACGCTCGGCGTCCGGTCGCGGCCCGCGCGGTCCGACCACGTTCCCGGCCAGTCGAGCTCTCCCCGGGTGAACCCCGCGGCGTGCACCCGGACGATCACGTCGTTCTCGGCGGCGTGCGGGTACGGCTCCTCGGTCAGGGAGAGCCCGGCCGGGCCGGCGGCGCGGTCTCGGGCGGTGATGGCTTGCATGACAGGTCCTCGCCGGTGGTGTGAGAAATCGAGCAGGGCGAACGTACCCACCGGCGCGGGAGTTCGATCCGCCCGTCCGCGTGGAGTCGGCACGTTCGTACAAGCCGTGCCGGGAACGGCCCGAGCATCCTGGGGACGGACGACGCGTTCTGACGAGAGGGTCACGATGCTCAACCTGTCGATCATTCTGGAAGACAGCGCCCGCAACGCTCCGGACCGCACCGCCCTGGTCTTCGGCGACCTGCGCCTGCCGTACTCCATGGTGGACTCCGTCGCGAACCAGGTGGCGAACCTCCTGGCGGCCAGAGGGATCGGCAGGGGCGACAAGGTCGCCCTGCTCTGCCCGAACGTGCCCTACTTCCCCTTCGTCTACTTCGGCATACTCAAGGCCGGCGCGACCGTCGTCCCGCTCAACGTGCTGCTGCAGCCGCGCGAGATCACCTACCACCTGACCGACAGCGGCGCCAGGGCGCTCTTCTGCTTCGAGGGCACCGCCGAGCTGCCGATGGGGGAGCGCGGGCGGGAGGGGTTCGACGCCACAGAGGGCTGCGAGCACTTCTTCGTGCTGCCCGCCACGCCGCTGGCCACCGAGTCGGAGCACGGCGAGTCGATCTGGGCGGCGCTGGACGGGATGCCGGGGGAGTTCGAGACGGTGCAGACGGGGCCGGAGGACGTCGCGGCCATCCTCTACACCTCCGGCACCACCGGCCGGCCCAAGGGCGCCGAGCTCACCCACGCGAACCTGCTGATCAACACCATGGTCAGCGACGAGATGTTCCCCACCGACCCCGGCGGCGACGTCTCGCTCGCCGTGCTGCCCCTCTTCCACTCCTTCGGCCAGACCTCGGTCATGAACGTGAGCCTGCGCCGCCGCGCCACCCTCGTGCTCATGCCGCGCTTCGAGCCCGGCGAGGCCCTGGAGCTCATGCGCCGGGAGAAGGTGTCCATCTTCGCCGGGGTGCCCACCATGTACTGGGCGATGCTGTCGAAGATCCACGCGGACGGGGCCGAGGTGCCCACGACGCTGAAGGTGGCGGTGTCGGGGGCGGCCGCCTGCCCGGTCGAGGTGCTCAAGGACTTCGAGGCCACCTTCGGCGTCCCGATCCTGGAGGGCTACGGCCTGTCGGAGACCTCGCCCGCGGCCTGCTTCAACCAGCTCAGCCGGCCCACCAAGCCAGGCACCATCGGCTTCCCCATCTGGGGCGTGCAGATGCGGCTGGTGGACGGCGACTGGAACACCATCGAGGGCGAGGGCCCCGGCGAGATCGCCATCCGCGGGCACAACGTGATGAAGGGCTACCACGGGCGTCCCGAGGAGACCGCGGAGGTGCTGCGGGACGGCTGGTTCCGCACCGGCGACGTCGCCACCCGCGACGAGGACGGCTACTACGCCGTCTTCGACCGCACCAAGGACATGATCATCCGGGGCGGGTTCAACGTCTACCCGCGCGAGGTGGAGGAGGTGCTGATGACGCACCCGGCGGTCTCGCTGGCGGCCGTCGTCGGCGTGCCCCATGCCTCGCACGGCGAGGAGGTCAAGGCGTACGTCATCCCGGCGCCCGGCGCGACGGCGAGCGAGGCCGAGCTCGTCGCCTGGTCGAGGGAGAACATGGCGGCCTACAAGTACCCGAGGATCATCGAGTTCCGCGAGCACCTGCCGATGACGGCGACCGGCAAGATCCTCAAGCGCGAGCTGCGTTAGCCGGCCGTCACGGCAGCCAGTCGATCGCGGTGGCGAGCTCGGACGGCGCGTTGCCGAAGGTGGTCCTGAAGGCCCGGGTGAAGTGCGGGCCGTCGGCGAACCCGGCGGCGTGCGCGGCCGCCGTCAGCGACTCCCCGGCGGCCACCTGATCGATGGCCCGCTGCAACCGCAGCCACCGCACGTACGGCCGCAGCGGGATCCCGACGTGCGCGCTGAACAGGTGCGCCAGCCGGCTGGGCGACAGGTGCACCGCCTCCGCCACCGCTCGCAGCCGCACAGGGCCTCCCGCGAGGAGCGCGGGGAGCAGCGCGATCGCCGCCTCCACCGCCGGGTGCAGGACGTCGGCGGCGCCGCCGTGGCCGCTCCACTCCTCGACGACCCGCAGCGCGGCCGCCGCCTCGGCCGAACGCGCGTGACCGGCCGGGGGCTCGGTGAACATGCGCGGCCGGATCCCCGGCCGCACGCGCCCGTTCCCGGCAGCCACGGGGGCCGGGGAGCCGCGACCGGACGGCTCCCCGACCGCAACGCCGGCCGTCCCGCCGGACGGCTTCTCGACCGCAACGCCGGCCGGTGGGACGGAGAGCGGCCATGCGAGCGCCGTCGGCCCGGTACCGGCCGGTGACCAGGTGGGAGCCGTTGGGCCGGGGGCGCAGCGTGCGAGCAGGGAGCGGCCCGGCGAGCTGCGCGGGTCGAGGTGGGCGAGCAGGGCGTGGCGGGCGCCGGTGAGCACCGTGTGGGCGGTGTCGGGCGGGACGACGGCGATGCGCGTGGTCACCCGCTCGCCGCGGGCGTCGGCCATGGTGAAGGGCTCGGCGGCGACGATCAGCTGGACCGCGTGGTGGGCGTGCAGCTCGTTCCGGCCGACCGTGCCGCCGTACAGCAGGAGGCCGGGCCGCAGGAGGCACCAGCCGCGCCAGGAGTGCGCCATCACCCCGCCCTTCCGGCCCGGGAGCCCGCGCCGCTGAAAGCGTAGCCGTTCACGGGTGGGCGCGGCCTCCGGCTGAGAGCGGCGTCACCAGCCCCCCGGCCGATGCGGGATCCCGCGGGCTGGTACTGTGGCGGTCACGTCGCAGGATCGTCCTTGGGAGGTGAGACCCATTACCGCTGTGTCAGTCTGGGTGCTCCCCTCGAGAAGCGCGGCCCACAGGGATTAGGTGACCGCGGGAGCGCCCATGGGCATCCCGAAAGGCTCCCATGTCGGTTTTTTCGTCATCTATCAGCACTGCTGCCATCGTCGCCCGCCTCCGCGCCGCCGGATGCGTCTTCGCCGAGGACGAGGCGGAGCTGCTCCTGTCCACCGCGCCCACCCCCGCCGAGCTCGACGCCATGGTGGCGCGCAGGGTCGCGGGCGAACCGCTCGAACACGTGCTGGGCTGGGCGGAGTTCTGCGGCCTGCGGGTGTACGTGGAGCCGGGGGTGTTCGTGCCCCGGCCGCGCACCGAGTTCCTCATCGAGGTGGCCGTCGGGCTGGCGCGCGAGGTCGCGGGCACCCCGGCGGTCCTGGACCTGTGCTGCGGGACGGGCGCGATGGGCGCGGCCGTGGCGGCGGCCCTGCCGGAGACCGAGCTGCACGCCGCCGATCTCGACCCCGCCGCCGTCCGCTGCGCCCGGCGCAACCTGGCGGGGGCGGCGACGGTCCACGAGGGCGACCTGTACGACCCGCTGCCCGCCGCGCTGCGCGGACGGGTGGACATCCTGATCGCCAGCCCCCCGTACGTGCCGACGGAGTCGGTGGGCCTGCTGCCTCCCGAGGCCCGCCTGCACGAGCCGCTGCACGCGCTGGACGGCGGCGCCGACGGCCTCGACGTGGTCCGGCGGGTGATCGGCGGCGCCCCCGGCTGGCTCGCTCCCGGCGGGCATCTGCTGGTGGAGACCAGTGAGCGCCAGGCGGCAGCGACCGCCGAGGCCGTACGGTCGGCCGGGCTGGCGGCCCGGGTGGCCACCTCCGGCGACCTGGACGCGACGGCGGTCATCGGCACCCTGGAAGCCCGATGACTTAGCGGTGTTAAGGTGATCCGCGATGGCACAGAAGGGACTGGCGCGGGACACCGTCGTGCGCGCGGCGCTGGAACTGCTCGACGAGGCCGGCCTGGAGGGCCTGTCCATGCGCCGCCTCGCCGCCCGCCTGGGCGTCCAGAACCCGGCGCTCTACTGGCACTTCCGCAACAAGCAGGAGCTGCTCGACGAGATGGCCCGCGAGCTGCTCGCCCACGACATGGGCGGGCCGGCCGAGGGCGAGGGCTGGCGGGAGTGGCTGACCCGGCGCGCGCACCGCTACCGGCGCACGCTGCTCGGCCACCGCGACGGCGCGCGGCTGATCGCGGCCGGCGATCCGGGGCCCGGCGTGGCCAGGAGCTTCGAGGAGGAGCTCAGGACGCTGACCGGGCTCGGCTTCACCCCCGCGCGGGGCCTGCACGCGATCACCGCGATCAGCCACTACACGCTCGGCTTCGTGCTGAACGAGCAGGCGGCCCTCGACCGGCGAGGCCGCCGCGACAGCCCTGACGACGGGCCCGCCCTGGCCGCGTACGCCGCGGACTACCCGCTCACGGTCGAGGGCGTCAGGACGGGCGGCGCGCCGACCAGCGACGAGGCGTTCGAGCACGGCCTGCGGCTCATCCTCGACGGCGTCGCCGCGTCGGCCCCCGCCTGATCCTCCCGGTCGAGGAGGCCGCGTGAGCTCCCGCCTGATCCTCCTCCGGTCTCCGTCAGCCGGTCACCCTGCCCGGCCTCCCGCCGTGATTTGCGCCTTTTGCAGTGCGGCATGCGGTTGTTTTCTTCGTGGACTTCTCCGGTGAGACGCGCTTTCATTTCCTCCGTCGAATTCCGGGATGGAGGAACAATTGGCGCGTACACGGAGAAGTGCACGGAGAATTACGGAAATCACCCTCGCTCTCGCGGTGGTGGCGGGCACGGCTCCGCCCGCGACGGCCGCCCCTCGCGAGCCCGTGCGGATCACCCGCTTCCTCGGCGAGCAGCGGATCCCGCACCGGGTGGAGTTCGAGGGCACGACCGTGGGCGGCCTGTCGGGCTTCGATCGGGACCCGCGCACCGGCGTCTGGTACTTCATCTCCGACGACCGCTGGCGCTACGACCCCGCCCGCTTCTACACCGGCCAGCTGACCATCGACCGCAGGACGGGCGCCTTCGCCGCCGTACGGCTGACCGGCGTCACCACGCTGACCAGGCCCGACGGGACACCGTACCCGGCCTACGGCAGGCCGGGCTCGGCCGACCCCGAGTCGATCAGGTTCGACCGGTGGAACGGGCGGCTGCTGTGGGGCGACGAGGGCGACCGGCCCGACCGCGCGAATCCGGATATTCCCATCTCGCATTCAACGGTGCGCGGAATGAACCCCGAAGGACGCGAAACCGCTGATCTGCCGGTGCCGTCGAATTTGCGCTTCACGAACACGGAAAACGGGCCGCGGCGCAATTTCGGGTTCGAGGGGCTGGCCGTCACCGAACGCACCATCGCCGCCATGACCGAGGGCCCGCGCTTCGAGGACGGGCCGACGCCGACGGCCGAACGCGGCTCGGTGGCGCGGCTCACCGTGTGGGACCGCCAGGGCCGGGCCCGCGCGCAGTACGCCTACCCGCTCGACGCCCTGGCGGCCCCGCCGAACCCGCCAGACGGCCTGAGCGACAGCGGCGTGTCGGAGCTGCTGGCCATCGACGACAACCGCTACCTGGCACTCGAGCGCTCCTGGATCCAGGGCGTGGGATACCGGGCCAGGCTGTACGAGATCGACTTGCGCGGTGCCTCGAACGTGATCGGCCGCGACTCGCTGACGCAGGCCGGCAGGTACCGGCCGGTCACCAAGCGGCTGGTCCGCGACCTCGGCGGCTTCCGCCCGCCGGTGCAGAACCTGGAGGGCATGGCCTGGGGCCCCCGGCTGGCGAGCGGCGAGTGCACGCTGGTGATCGGCTCCGACGACAACTTCTCCGAGGAGGAGGTGACGCAGTTCATGGCGTTCGCGGCCACGGGCTGCTGAGCCTGGATCCGTCAGATGCCGTGGATGCGGCGCCCGGTGATGTGCTGGGGGACGATGCGGATGTAGAGCTCCCGCTCGCCCCCGGCCCACGGGGTGACGCCCGTGCCCTGCGGGCCGTTCGTCTCCTCCGGGGGCACGTGGTGCGCGGGCCCCTGGACCAGCACGCTCCACCCCTCCCGGTTGGCCTCGTCGATGTTGTCGATCTCGAAGGCGATCAGGATGTCGACGCCTGCCAGCCCGGTGCTCAGGTCCTTGTCCATGGCCCCGCCCACGGCGGTGCGGAAGACGATCGCGCCCTCGTGCATCTTGTAGTTGACCGGCAGCACGGTCGGCCCGTGCGAGCCGTTGAACGCCACCCGCCCGATCCCGCCCGGCGCGATCAGCCGCCGGCACTCCTGCTCGTCCAGCATCTCCAGCGACGGGTGGGCCATGGCGGGGCCGCGCCCGGGCGGACGGTCGTGGCCGCCGCCCAGCAGGTCCTCCACCGTCGTGCCCAGCGCGTCCGCCAGCCGGTAGAGCGCTCCGGTGTCGGGCGTGTCGGCGTTCTCCTCCAGATATTTCAGGTATCCGGGTGACATGTCCGCGCGCTCGGCGACCTGCTCCCGGGTCAGCCCGAGCCGCTCGCGGTGATGGATGACGCGACGGCCGAGATCGCCTGTGCCTGTCATGATGACTTCCCCTCTGCCAAAAGTACGGCGCGCGGCGCCGTTGAGCCGGGCCTCGTCGTGATCGGCGTCGATGAACACCTGACGCCCCCGGTAGCGGATCGGCATGGACACGAGCCCGAGCTCCTCGGGCAGCAGCGGATCCAGCCGCAGCCCGCCGGGCCCCACCTCCAGGCCCAGATAGCAGCGCTGCAGCAGGTCGAGCGTGCCCCCCATGGCGCCCAGGTGGATGCCCTCCGCGGTGGTGCCGCCCTGGACGTCCTTGATGTCGCTGTAAAGGGCCTCGGTGAAGAAACGCCACGACTGCGCCCGGTTCGAGCGGGCCAGCACCCAGGCGTGCACGACCGCACTGAGCGTGGAGCCGTGGCTGGTGCGCCGCAGGTAGTAGGAGACGGTACGGGAGATGAGGTCCGGATCGACCGGATAGCCGAGCCGCTCCAGCGTGCCGGTCAGCTCCTCGCCGGTCAGCAGGTAGCAGAGCATGAGGGTGTCGGCCTGCTTGGACGCCTTGTACCGGTTGACGTCGTCGCCGTCGGCCTCCAGCGCCCGGTCCAGGCGGCGCACGCCGGCGAAGCGGTCCCAGTCGAGCTCCAGCAGGTCGGCGTACCCGGTGAACTGGCTGATCACGCCGTCGTGGAAGTCGACCCGCAGGCGGCGGCCGACGTCGTCCCAGCGCTCCAGCTCCGCGGCGGACGGCGCCAGGCCGGGAGGCAGGTCGGGGGCCAGCGCGGCGGTGTCGCGGGCGCGAGCCATCAGCCACGCGGTCATGACGTTGGTGTAGGCGTTGTTGTCCAGGCCGGGGACGGCCGCGCCGGGGTAGGCGTCGTGGTACTCGTCGGGGCCCATGACGCCGCGGATCTCGTACCGGTCACCGGCGGGGACGGCCAGCGAGGCGAAGAACCTGGCGATGTCGAGCAGCAGCTCGGCGCACCACGGCGGCATGGAGCCGGTGGCCAGGTAGTGGTGCCACACGTTGTAGGCGACGGCCAGGCCGACGTGCCGCTGCAGCCGGGAGTGGTCGGGCAGCCAGCGGCCGGAGGCGGGGTTCAGGTGCAGGGTCTGGCTCTCCTCGCGGCCGTCGCTGCCGCTCTGCCAGGGGAACATCGCGCCGTCGAGACCGGCCTCCCTGGCCGCGTCCCGCGCCTCGGGCAGTCGTCGCCAGCGGTAACGCAGCAGCCCGCGGGAGATCTGCGGGAAGCGCAGGTCCAGCCACGGCTGCACGAACAGCTCGTCCCAGAACACGTGCCCCCGGTACGCCTCGCCGTGCAGGCCACGGGCGGGCACCCCGGCGTCCAGGCCGGCGGTGTGCGGGGAGAGCGTCTGCAGCAGGTGGAAGATGTGCAGGTGCACGACCAGCGACAGCTCGGGGCCGTCCACGTCGAGCCTGGCCCGCCGCCACAGCAGCTCCCACGCCGCCTCGTGCCGCGCCAGCAGCT
This window encodes:
- a CDS encoding WD40 repeat domain-containing protein, producing MPSRTSAALAGLALAVLAAGCADPAAGRVSLAGAPQPSVSPPPPSPMRSTGAPRHPYPMATSLAEPMATGAPLPATGPPRFFVSARTPLARFTGTSKTATITPVPPAVHDAATGAFLANIPLPPGLDGTSHRLAAARDNRTFALAGRTGGQAEPGLRFFLVRLGEDGRPGEPVPVTQTDPDDLSQLYDLALSADGTRLAYATPLIGGGAKISVLDVATGRRRDWKTATYSMVGGLSWAPDGRSLACVLNGRTLAVLDLSRPDAAAPRIVRNAAGAVPFESVTHTPDGGALIYAAGHTVERVPVLGGPSQVLARREPPPGASLTLRFSVDGTGEHLLYAHGWRAHRIPLGGGAVTSVPITVSERPGEGDSPNVAW
- a CDS encoding DUF6313 family protein, which codes for MTPDRGTQQEPPRTRFGGLVNLSRWLWREAKWVLVGVVVLFVATGLLIGWVEAYEILMGFRSPSNVKHSVLAWALSVVGWAIIPALIGAVVGYLWLCKKPR
- a CDS encoding cupin domain-containing protein; protein product: MSDEHLHHLDNPNATTPPPRIELVSSVPSPPPMPGNAEAMTIRVVLPPGSEGNPPHRHTGPAYGYMIRGEMIFELEGEPERVVKAGESFWEPGGDRIHYQDANNLPDAETEFVVTMFGVAGQPMLIPVSAEELEARRDRRAPRP
- a CDS encoding cupin domain-containing protein, with amino-acid sequence MIRVRSALAAGLVASAAACAAPATGHAPVATVTTQPPAETLKPLLEQALPNVKGKTFTSAIADFPPAARAVPHRHGTAFVYAYVLEGTVRSQIEGEPVRTYRQGESWVEPPGAHHVLTENTSRTDPAKLLVVFISDTGAELKVDDRHG
- a CDS encoding NADP-dependent oxidoreductase, translating into MQAITARDRAAGPAGLSLTEEPYPHAAENDVIVRVHAAGFTRGELDWPGTWSDRAGRDRTPSVPGHEVSGTVAELGYGTTGLTVGQRVFGLTDWTRNGSLAEYVAVEARNLAPLPADIDHTVAAALPISGLTAWQALFDHGRLAAGQTVLVHGAAGGVGSLAVQLAREAGARVIGTGRAESRDTALGLGVDVFLDLEADRLEDAGQVDLVIDVIGGDIGDRSAALVRPGGTLIALPSPPAVHPPEGRAIFFVVEPDRARLADLAGRLREGRLRVLVGAVRPLAEAPAAFASRGKTIIRVTEGG
- a CDS encoding long-chain-fatty-acid--CoA ligase → MLNLSIILEDSARNAPDRTALVFGDLRLPYSMVDSVANQVANLLAARGIGRGDKVALLCPNVPYFPFVYFGILKAGATVVPLNVLLQPREITYHLTDSGARALFCFEGTAELPMGERGREGFDATEGCEHFFVLPATPLATESEHGESIWAALDGMPGEFETVQTGPEDVAAILYTSGTTGRPKGAELTHANLLINTMVSDEMFPTDPGGDVSLAVLPLFHSFGQTSVMNVSLRRRATLVLMPRFEPGEALELMRREKVSIFAGVPTMYWAMLSKIHADGAEVPTTLKVAVSGAAACPVEVLKDFEATFGVPILEGYGLSETSPAACFNQLSRPTKPGTIGFPIWGVQMRLVDGDWNTIEGEGPGEIAIRGHNVMKGYHGRPEETAEVLRDGWFRTGDVATRDEDGYYAVFDRTKDMIIRGGFNVYPREVEEVLMTHPAVSLAAVVGVPHASHGEEVKAYVIPAPGATASEAELVAWSRENMAAYKYPRIIEFREHLPMTATGKILKRELR
- a CDS encoding helix-turn-helix domain-containing protein, with amino-acid sequence MAHSWRGWCLLRPGLLLYGGTVGRNELHAHHAVQLIVAAEPFTMADARGERVTTRIAVVPPDTAHTVLTGARHALLAHLDPRSSPGRSLLARCAPGPTAPTWSPAGTGPTALAWPLSVPPAGVAVEKPSGGTAGVAVGEPSGRGSPAPVAAGNGRVRPGIRPRMFTEPPAGHARSAEAAAALRVVEEWSGHGGAADVLHPAVEAAIALLPALLAGGPVRLRAVAEAVHLSPSRLAHLFSAHVGIPLRPYVRWLRLQRAIDQVAAGESLTAAAHAAGFADGPHFTRAFRTTFGNAPSELATAIDWLP
- a CDS encoding putative protein N(5)-glutamine methyltransferase → MSVFSSSISTAAIVARLRAAGCVFAEDEAELLLSTAPTPAELDAMVARRVAGEPLEHVLGWAEFCGLRVYVEPGVFVPRPRTEFLIEVAVGLAREVAGTPAVLDLCCGTGAMGAAVAAALPETELHAADLDPAAVRCARRNLAGAATVHEGDLYDPLPAALRGRVDILIASPPYVPTESVGLLPPEARLHEPLHALDGGADGLDVVRRVIGGAPGWLAPGGHLLVETSERQAAATAEAVRSAGLAARVATSGDLDATAVIGTLEAR
- a CDS encoding TetR/AcrR family transcriptional regulator C-terminal domain-containing protein encodes the protein MAQKGLARDTVVRAALELLDEAGLEGLSMRRLAARLGVQNPALYWHFRNKQELLDEMARELLAHDMGGPAEGEGWREWLTRRAHRYRRTLLGHRDGARLIAAGDPGPGVARSFEEELRTLTGLGFTPARGLHAITAISHYTLGFVLNEQAALDRRGRRDSPDDGPALAAYAADYPLTVEGVRTGGAPTSDEAFEHGLRLILDGVAASAPA
- a CDS encoding esterase-like activity of phytase family protein, which gives rise to MAGTAPPATAAPREPVRITRFLGEQRIPHRVEFEGTTVGGLSGFDRDPRTGVWYFISDDRWRYDPARFYTGQLTIDRRTGAFAAVRLTGVTTLTRPDGTPYPAYGRPGSADPESIRFDRWNGRLLWGDEGDRPDRANPDIPISHSTVRGMNPEGRETADLPVPSNLRFTNTENGPRRNFGFEGLAVTERTIAAMTEGPRFEDGPTPTAERGSVARLTVWDRQGRARAQYAYPLDALAAPPNPPDGLSDSGVSELLAIDDNRYLALERSWIQGVGYRARLYEIDLRGASNVIGRDSLTQAGRYRPVTKRLVRDLGGFRPPVQNLEGMAWGPRLASGECTLVIGSDDNFSEEEVTQFMAFAATGC
- a CDS encoding pyridoxamine 5'-phosphate oxidase family protein; the encoded protein is MNDRVPDAWVLVYEGFEPSGEGLREALCTLGNGRFATRGATPDGQPRTPGTYLAGCYDRLDSVVAGHTVTNEDLVNLPDWLPLTFATPGSGWFRPERADLPLYRHELDLRRGVLVRDLRWRDGEGRITRVRQRRLVSMADPYLAAMQTTFTAENWSGPLRVRATLEGRVRNEGVARYRDLRGDHLTGHATGSEDDLAWLTARTRSSHVVVALAARMDGDVPARPSLGAGHITSDHVLDLAEGVPADLTKVVALTSSRDPASHDPRTSALRHVRRAPPFAELLARHEAAWELLWRRARLDVDGPELSLVVHLHIFHLLQTLSPHTAGLDAGVPARGLHGEAYRGHVFWDELFVQPWLDLRFPQISRGLLRYRWRRLPEARDAAREAGLDGAMFPWQSGSDGREESQTLHLNPASGRWLPDHSRLQRHVGLAVAYNVWHHYLATGSMPPWCAELLLDIARFFASLAVPAGDRYEIRGVMGPDEYHDAYPGAAVPGLDNNAYTNVMTAWLMARARDTAALAPDLPPGLAPSAAELERWDDVGRRLRVDFHDGVISQFTGYADLLELDWDRFAGVRRLDRALEADGDDVNRYKASKQADTLMLCYLLTGEELTGTLERLGYPVDPDLISRTVSYYLRRTSHGSTLSAVVHAWVLARSNRAQSWRFFTEALYSDIKDVQGGTTAEGIHLGAMGGTLDLLQRCYLGLEVGPGGLRLDPLLPEELGLVSMPIRYRGRQVFIDADHDEARLNGAARRTFGRGEVIMTGTGDLGRRVIHHRERLGLTREQVAERADMSPGYLKYLEENADTPDTGALYRLADALGTTVEDLLGGGHDRPPGRGPAMAHPSLEMLDEQECRRLIAPGGIGRVAFNGSHGPTVLPVNYKMHEGAIVFRTAVGGAMDKDLSTGLAGVDILIAFEIDNIDEANREGWSVLVQGPAHHVPPEETNGPQGTGVTPWAGGERELYIRIVPQHITGRRIHGI